The DNA window ATACTACTATAACAATTGGTTACCTGTTACTATCATTTGACTGTTACGTCACTGATATATCATGTGATACTATGACGTCATGAACTGTGTGAACCTTACTACTTATTAGCGTTTTGCTACTTGTTGGGAGTAAAAAGAGCGAACtatgagagagagagagaaagagagagagagagagagagagagagagagagagagagagagagagagagagagagagagagagagagagagagagagagagagagagagagagagagagagagagagagagagagggacaAAAATCATCAAAGTATCATCACTCAGTGCGTGGTTTGTTGTGTGAAATGCACCGATGAGCTAGCATAAGTCACTTATATATTTGTCTAAAGGGGAAACCACGTTGAGCATTAACACTTTATACACTTTAGATTAAGTTATTTTTGTCTACACTACACTAAATGTCGGATTGATAAGCGATGTATTAAGGCTGCTAACTGCGTCCTAAATGACCGCCATTAATTAGGCACGAATACATTTAAACGTTTATTAAAGTATCTAGCTTGATTGGCTTGCATGGAATGGTGGGGTGCATAATGGCGAGTAACCATCACACTATCAAGAAAGTCGGGTTAAAAAAGCAGACGAAGTCTATTTCCAACTATGGGTTAAATGATCTTGCCATTTACTCAAATACGAAATATATTATTCCCATGAAGCTCTTAGAATTCTACCCCCATCAGGGCAGGTGTGATACAATATGGGATCCTATCAGGGGAGGTGTGGGGTAGTACGTCGTCCCGTTATGTCTAGTGTGCGGGGTTATGATAGTAGTGATACGACTCGCCATCGATTTCTACTTAAACCTCTCTATCAAAATACTTCAACGACATGCCAATGCGCACGTTACGCACAAAAGTCGGGATGGCAGTCAGGTCTTACGTTAATAGAATAGGTAACAATATTCTAAGAGCATTTGTCAATAGAAATCGATTCTTTGAGTCACTCTGTATTGTGTGAAgtgtaaaatggcggcgtggttggccttctttaagttACAAAATTAAATGTTTGTATGGCTCCCTATTCACAATGTTTTAACAAGGTTAAAAATATAAGACGACACTTAGTGGTTGGGTCAAATCTAAGAACTTAGCAAGGGACAAGTCAAAAGAAGAAATCTTACTCCAATTGTTCCCACCGTCTTCGTGCCAGATGTAGAAAGTAGTCCACTAATAAGAATAATATAAAAGTACAGGAAAATCACCTCCTTTTCAGAGTTTTGTCGATTCCCTACACTAAAGGTGGACATTTGGGCGCTTGTGTTTCGCAACATGTGCACCTACCCTCATCCGCCACTTGTAGACCAACTCCCAAGCATGCTAGTATTGCCGTAGCGATTAAGAGTTTGCACAAGTAGCAGGCTTTTTTAGACTAACAAGAGTCAATCAATTGTGAAATCTGTGTTAGTGTAGTGTAAGTACAGTAGTAAGTTTGTTTCCGTTTACTTTATTCTCGgtccttttttttcattgttatcAGTCTTCAATTGAACAGTATGTCATTTcctttataaaaaagacaaatccTTTTGAAAAAATGCAAACAAAATTTGAACAGCTGACACGTGCATTCCAGCCTTTATTAGTTGTTTGTCGCAGAGTGGGGTCCATAGTAATAATTCTTTGACCACTGGATTAATAAAGTTCAAATCGACATCCTTAGCTCTCAAGAGCTTTTCATacgaagaaaacgttgtcgtttttggggtctggtaccgaatCTTAAAAAATGATAAGTAAAAATGATAAGGTAAGGAATAAGGAATATGTTTCTTTATGAAAATTTTCTTGGTATGCTATCAAAATTCACACATTACAAATGTCAACGAAGGAGCCAACCGGAGTAGCACCCGTCTTATGAGCAGGGTCGGTGGGGGGACCGGACCGCTCggagcccccctccccctaccccctctGGACACTCCCCTGCGATACTTAAGCCAGCCTTATACGTACGCCTTTATACAAAGTGGGTCACTTCTTATTAGATTATCGTCAAATACTCACTTTTTCATATAatatctgcgcatgcgcacccTCCCGTCTCCCAGAATCATCCCACCCCTTGCAATATTTCGTTTCTATGATGTTTTAACTTAAAACattactgtaaaaaaaatttatttttaattttctacGATTGCATATGATTTTTCTAAATATGTGTACACAACGGTCAGTTATTGTCTAGTGAAGCTGAATCAAGTTCAGGGCAGGCCTCGGGGCAAATACATCTGTTGATGCATCAGAATGTTTACACAGActcgggacgatttttttaaactattcGTGCCCAGAATGAAAATGCGAGACTCATTGAAAAGTATAGAGACTCattaaaaagtatatatttataaGAGGGGGCGACCTGAGTTTTTTTGTGGGCTACGTAAGGTCTCGACAGAACCGCATTTTTGACGTAACACTGATCAGAAGCTATCCCATGCAAGGGTTCGCAGTTCAACAGTCAATATGGGCGATGAGTACGAATCACTTGAGATTTAACTGGAGTAACCGCAATGACTCGGCTACGATTCCACTAGGACAGTTGACAAACCATGTTAATCAGCATATCTGTGTTATAAGGAGAGAGGACAGAAAAGGCGCGCGTCATCTGGATCGCAAGGTCTGAGTCGCAGATACGGTTCTCGCCGAGGTCAAGCCAGAAATTCTTGTCATTATTCCATCAGATAAGCACAACATAATCTAATCACAACAGTTTACCTAACATCGTTCACGCTATGTCAACAGCATGCTTTATTGCGTATTTCTTGGTGCTATTTTCGTCCCCCCTCCTCGCATGAGGTCATGGAGCAACCAGTGTGGTCCTTGTCTGTTCTTTGCATACTtcacaaaagacaaaagactGCCCTAAGTGCGCCTGGACCTACTATCTATACAAGCATTTGGTGGAATTCAGTCGTGAATTTTATTTCAGAGTAGATTATGATCGCGGACGTGAGTGGATTCCGCGCATGCGTTTAATATCGCTGCATGAGAGTGCATTTTCTCACGAGATCTGATCGTGACGCCCCCGGGTTGATAAGAGTACAACATAGCGCTATGGTACGCATCGAACATTTGATCGTACCGCCATCGAACCTCTGATCGTGCCGCCATGTGCACCTGATACCCCTATATACAGTTGCTAATAAGTCAGCGAGGGTTATTCTGGGAAGGAGGTCATTGCTGTCGTCGTGCCCGGCGGATCATATTCGCCTCAGATCACGCACAAAATGACTTTGAGCGGTAATCAGCGTGCTAATGACCTATTGCTTTCAAGATTTAGGGGATTGCTTTACACTCATTGCCATACATATTGcatttctcttatttttatgTACCTTTCTCTGACAAAGGTGTGACCGGGTTCTATTTCAAGGGAAGCCAATTTAATAGAAGTTCATCATAGCATAGCCTGTGGCCATTTGATAACGAGAGAGTACTAAAGTTACACACACATTGAACTTTCTAAAATAGCTCTCCTAAGCAATACCAGTTCTTTGTCTATTTTGTGTGCAACGAAACACTAACTTTCATGTAAACATACCTGTGAATTGCTAATTAAATTCTTCTTATTTGGGTAACTCAGCATGCCCTTACGATTACATTCTACTAATAAAGTACATAGTACTAATAAAGCTAAACAGAAGATTATAATATCATTGCATCTCTAACAATACAATTGTATGAATACACGAGCTATACCACGTGTTGCTTCAGGGCAGTACCGTCTATAGGGGCCAAAGGCGTGCTCCCGCCGTTTTTCCGCGCTCTacaattataagaaaatgaccaaaaGGAGCGTGATTGTGCCCCAGTTTTCTCAAACACGAACTCGCGCTAATAGGTTTGTACCCGTTTTCGCAGTCACTTACAACTAGACATTGTTGAGTGCGCACCTTTGTAACTGCCAGAGAAAGACAAAGCAAAAAGTACATCCGTACGATTGATTACGATATCTTTAAAGAGTTAAGAATGGGCAATGGGCACGGACAACATCTACTTCTACAACAACACATTTGCAAAGCAACAAcgattttcaaaatttatcACTTCAAAACCTAAACTCTTTTATAGCTATCTGAGAAAACTCTACAGAGTTCTGCAATGAGTCAAGTCAAATGACAAATGAAAGCTTGCTCAAGGCAAGTCCATTTTATAGTGTGCGTTCTTGTTTAAAGTCTCTTtttagtgccccacccccagtaCTCCGAGGCCTGTAACGGCGGCCCTGTGCTTTAACATTTTCATATTCTATTTGTTCATGAGAAATTATCTATAAAAAACTGATTATCAAAAACCTGATAATACTGTACTTTCACACTGTTTCTTGCACACAGATCAGCAATCAGCGTACACCTCGTTTATCTACTCTATAAAAGCTTCGTCTTATAAATCTTAATTATTGTCTTTAGCATCTCGAAGAGGATTGTTGTTGCTAAGTCGTCATTCTAGCGGACGTTAGTACTCCATGTTAGCCCGCATGGCAGCGTCCCAGTCTTATGGGAGTCTTGAGCCATGTTTGGGTCGCCTGGGCTCTCAGGATGATTCCAGGAATACGAAGTTTCTGGGCCAACAGGCTTGTGTGATTTTTCCTCTTTCTGCGCTTTGTAACCGCGCGACACACGAGACCTGATGCACATGGACTTACGAACTTTGGGCTGGAGTCCGCCTGTTGAACAATCAGAGTGCAGAGTTTAGCCTTATATACCAATCACAGTGAAGAGTTAAACCTAATGTACCAATCAGAGTGCAGAGTTAAACCTTCAGTGCCAATCAGATTGCAGAGTTAAACCTTCAGTGCCAATCAGAGTGCAGAGTTAAACCTTCAGTGCCAATCAAAGTGCAGAGTTAAACCTTATGTACCAAACAGAGTGCAGAGTTAAACCCTATGtaccaatcagaatgcagagTTAAACCTTATGTACCAATCAGAGTGCAGAGTTAAACCTTATGTACCAATCAGAGTGCAGAGTTAAACCTTATGTACCAATCAGAGTGCAGAGTTAAACCCTATGTACCAATCAGAGTACAGAGTTAAACCTTATGTACCAATCAGAGTGCAGAGTTAAACCCTATGTACCAATCAGAGTACAGAGTTAAATCTTATGTACCAATCAGAGTGCAGAGTTAAACCTTATGTACCAATCAGAGTGCAGAGTTAAACCTTATGTAATAATCAGAGTGCACGGTTAAACCTTATGTACCAATCAGAGTGCAGAGTTAAACCTTATGTACCAATCAGAGTGCAGAGTTAAACCTTATGTACCAATCAGAGTGCAGAGTTAAACCTTATGTAATAATCAGAGTGCAGAGTTAAACCTTATGTACCAATCAGAGTGCAGAGTTAAACCTTATGTACCAATCAGAGTGCAGAGTTAAACCTTATGTACCAATCAGAGTGCAGAGTTAAACCTTATGTAATAATCAGAGTGCAGAGTTAAACCTTATGTACCAATCAGAGTGCAGAGTTAAACCTTATGTACCAATCAGAGTGCAAAGTTAAACCTTATGTACCAATCAGAGTACAGAGTTAAACCTTCAGTGCCAATCAGAGTGCAGAATTAAACCTTATGTACCAATCAGAGTACTGGGTAAATTAGTAGAAAGCAAAACAAAGCACAGTGCTGAAGAAAAAGACTCGGTTTGGATCGATATAAAAaccaaaaacaattatctcaTCAGTCGCAACCAGCTAAATCCCAGTCGAACTGATTCGTTAACAATTCTCTTAATCACGAAAAATCTACCACCCAATAGAAGAAATCTTTTGCTAATCAGACAACAAGTTGGATGTAGCTGGTACTGACCTGCAGTACGCATGCGTGGCCTTGCTGCTTGAGCTCCATGCAAATGTTGACGGTAGAGACACAGAACATGTTAGCGGGACAACTCCCTGCGTCACAGCTCATGTGCGGTACGCACACACCAGACCGACGCGCACAGTTGGACGACCCGCTACACTTCCGCCTCAGTCGCACCACCACAGAAGCCTGCCTTGGGTCGAACAGGAGCCCACAGAACTCTGTAAACTTACAGTCATCATGAGCCACACATAGTCTGCGGTCACCATTATGAGTGCTGTTACCGAGCGTGCGCAGACAAACACGTGTCATATTGTGACAGTACTGTCCGGATTGGCAGTCCTGGTCCAGCTGGCAGTAGAACCCTCGCGACTGGACGCAACCGAAGAAGTCATGGCAGTACTCGGCGCTCGTGCAGTTTGCGTCGCTGGTGCACTGTCTGTGAGAAGTCTTTCTGGTCACGCTGGTAGGGATTTGCGGAATCTCCAGACAgaaattccaaattttatggCAGTATTTATTCCCAGAGCAATCGTCGTCCGACTTGCAACTGACAAGGGAGGAGGCCCTTGTAGTCACAACAGGTAGAATGGGAGTTGGTAAGCACATGTTGAATTTCTCGTGGCAGTACTCGCCCGGTCCGCACGGGCACTGACGCGACTGGGCGCGAGGGGCCGCTGCTGCTTTGAGGGGAACATTTGCTTGTTTCAAGCAGAGTCCCAGCATCTTGTTGCAGTCCTGGTGTGGCCCGCATTGCGATCTTGATTGACAGCGGACCTGGGTGGATTAACAGTAGAAACTGCGTTACTGTACACGTACATATCACAGCGACTAaaaggcgcgtacccaggattggttgagggggtgcacagtcatagatatcatatggaTAAAAGCATAAGATTCGAAGATTcctaaataagaaataacccactttttggctgtCAAGGGGtgatgcgcgcgcaccctgtgCATCCCCTGTGTACCCGCCTGGCTAGCATGGTCAAGGCATTTGAATCTCATGCTACGAGATGAGTGTATCACGTTGTAATTACGTAATGGGACACGTAACGATCACGCTATGATCGCGTCataagttttcttgcaaataagcCGATATATTTATagttgtaaacaataataaaagagtgcgtggttgatcgacattcttttaaGCCTAGTTTTCACACAAGCGCAAGCACAAGGTAtcattttttccctttttcttgTGCTTGCGTTTGGTTGTGCGATGTGAAAACCGAACACAAGGAAGATAAAAGATGAATGGCAAATTTATTATTCATGTCATGTGACTAAACATGCAAATGAAATCCCGACCTTCTTCAAACTACAGTTTTAGGAAAAGTTTAGCGAAATTGTAAGAGCGTATCTGGTCCTATATAACAAGGAATGCAAGGATTTCAAAGACCGCAAAATGAAGCGACGAAAAGCTTAGTAAGAGTTAACCCAAGAAATGGGGATAAAAGCAAGGTAAATTATTACGGAGACCTCGTGTATTTAAAATGAGGCCCAACGTGCGGGACGAGAAAGGAAATGGCGCCTTTTtctaaaaagtaaaataagcTACAGCAAACGCTTTTCTATGTCCACCATTATTGGATCGACTCACGGTATGGCATGGCACTAGTGAAATCTGAGTTTGTGCTTGCGCTTATCCACAACTCGTTTTCACTTAAAACAAAACCCTTGTTCTTACGCTTGCGTCACTAGTGAAACCTAGGCTTCAGAATGATGTAAAGGACACCTGATATAACGTAACCTTCCgctataaaataaattataataagaatagaaataaaaaaaatatgttctAAATCCATCGATCTGTTTCTTATCGCTTTCCTTTTTTCATTTCACACGATCACCGAATCTAATCAGTTTTCCACTGGCATTCAAAATGTGTCCAAGCATAAAACACGAGATTCTCATTTATTACATGGC is part of the Nematostella vectensis chromosome 13, jaNemVect1.1, whole genome shotgun sequence genome and encodes:
- the LOC5518019 gene encoding uncharacterized protein LOC5518019, which gives rise to MLGLCLKQANVPLKAAAAPRAQSRQCPCGPGEYCHEKFNMCLPTPILPVVTTRASSLVSCKSDDDCSGNKYCHKIWNFCLEIPQIPTSVTRKTSHRQCTSDANCTSAEYCHDFFGCVQSRGFYCQLDQDCQSGQYCHNMTRVCLRTLGNSTHNGDRRLCVAHDDCKFTEFCGLLFDPRQASVVVRLRRKCSGSSNCARRSGVCVPHMSCDAGSCPANMFCVSTVNICMELKQQGHACVLQADSSPKFVSPCASGLVCRAVTKRRKRKNHTSLLAQKLRIPGIILRAQATQTWLKTPIRLGRCHAG